A genomic region of Moritella sp. Urea-trap-13 contains the following coding sequences:
- a CDS encoding D-alanyl-D-alanine carboxypeptidase family protein: protein MANQLKKLILTSLAMASFSLSAAPSVIPDTPVVAAKAFILVDFDSGKVIAQKNADESLKPASLTKMMTSYVIGQEIKAGNINLDDQVTISKNAWAKNFPDSSKMFIEVGKTITVEKLNQGIIVQSGNDACVAMAEHIAGTESAFAQLMNSWSKQLGMDATHFANSHGLDSKEQYTTARDMATLGAALIRDVPEEYRIYSQKKFTYNGITQYNRNGLLWDKSMNVDGIKTGHTSGAGFNLVSSATKDNMRLVAVVLGTKSGDARKAESKKLLNFGFRFYETVTLHEANSSIVAERVWMGEQEQVELGLANKLTLTVPRGQAKNLTANFEIQKELSAPIAKGDIVGKVFYNLNDEEIAQADLIALEDVELGSWFSRLIDYFKLLFTGWFG from the coding sequence GTGGCCAATCAATTAAAAAAACTTATCCTAACGAGCCTAGCAATGGCGAGTTTCTCATTAAGTGCAGCACCCAGCGTTATTCCTGATACCCCAGTCGTTGCAGCTAAGGCATTCATATTAGTTGATTTTGATTCCGGTAAAGTTATCGCACAAAAAAATGCTGACGAATCATTAAAACCTGCCAGCCTGACTAAAATGATGACCAGTTATGTGATTGGTCAAGAAATCAAAGCCGGTAATATCAACTTAGATGATCAAGTAACCATCAGTAAAAATGCCTGGGCTAAAAATTTCCCTGACTCATCAAAAATGTTTATCGAAGTTGGTAAAACTATCACGGTAGAAAAATTGAACCAAGGCATTATCGTGCAATCTGGTAATGATGCTTGCGTAGCAATGGCTGAACACATCGCAGGCACTGAAAGCGCATTTGCCCAGTTAATGAATTCATGGAGCAAACAGCTCGGTATGGATGCAACTCACTTTGCTAATAGCCACGGTTTAGATAGCAAAGAACAATACACCACAGCGCGTGATATGGCGACATTAGGGGCTGCACTAATCCGTGATGTACCTGAAGAATACCGCATTTATTCGCAAAAGAAATTTACCTACAACGGCATCACCCAATACAACCGTAATGGCTTGTTATGGGATAAAAGCATGAACGTAGACGGTATTAAAACCGGTCATACCTCAGGTGCTGGTTTTAACTTAGTATCTTCAGCGACCAAAGATAACATGCGTCTAGTTGCAGTGGTACTGGGTACTAAAAGCGGTGATGCGCGTAAAGCTGAAAGTAAAAAACTATTAAACTTTGGTTTCCGTTTCTACGAAACAGTAACATTACATGAAGCAAACTCAAGTATCGTTGCAGAACGTGTTTGGATGGGTGAGCAAGAACAAGTTGAACTAGGTCTAGCAAATAAATTAACGCTGACAGTACCCCGTGGCCAAGCAAAAAATCTAACCGCTAACTTTGAAATTCAAAAAGAGCTAAGCGCACCGATTGCGAAAGGCGATATCGTCGGTAAAGTATTCTATAACCTTAACGATGAAGAGATTGCTCAGGCTGATTTAATCGCGCTTGAAGACGTTGAATTGGGTAGCTGGTTTAGCCGATTAATTGATTATTTCAAATTATTATTTACTGGTTGGTTTGGTTAA
- the lipB gene encoding lipoyl(octanoyl) transferase LipB, with the protein MEEHILSEHSIIIRQLNRQPYSTVFDAMKAFTENRDDSTEDELWFVEHDPVFTQGQAGKAEHILATGDIPVVQADRGGQVTYHGPGQQVVYFLLDIKRRKLGVRALVTHIENGIVATLAESGIEAYPRADAPGVYVADKKVASLGLRIRKGRSFHGLALNVNMDLSPFLRINPCGYAGMEMTQTSDLGGATSLEEIQPKLVEHLCSLLDYTQLTFKDGLTEHE; encoded by the coding sequence ATGGAAGAGCATATTTTGTCAGAACATAGCATTATAATTCGTCAACTTAATCGCCAACCTTACAGCACTGTATTTGACGCGATGAAGGCGTTTACTGAGAACAGAGACGACAGTACTGAAGATGAACTTTGGTTTGTTGAGCACGACCCGGTGTTTACCCAAGGTCAGGCTGGTAAAGCTGAACATATCCTCGCCACTGGCGACATTCCAGTCGTGCAAGCCGATCGTGGTGGTCAAGTTACTTATCACGGTCCTGGTCAGCAAGTGGTGTACTTCTTACTCGATATTAAGCGTCGTAAGCTTGGCGTTCGTGCTCTTGTTACGCATATCGAGAACGGTATTGTTGCCACTCTGGCAGAATCAGGTATTGAAGCCTACCCTCGCGCAGATGCACCAGGTGTTTATGTGGCTGACAAAAAAGTTGCTTCACTCGGTTTAAGGATCAGAAAAGGCCGTTCATTTCATGGTCTAGCATTGAATGTAAACATGGACTTATCACCTTTTTTGCGTATTAACCCTTGTGGTTACGCGGGTATGGAAATGACCCAAACAAGTGATCTTGGTGGTGCTACCAGCTTAGAAGAAATACAACCTAAGCTAGTCGAACACCTATGTTCCCTGCTAGACTACACCCAATTAACTTTCAAAGATGGATTAACAGAGCATGAGTAA
- the lipA gene encoding lipoyl synthase, protein MSKTVRLEPGVKLRDADKMAKIPVKIIASDTDEILRKPSWMKIRLPKSSARIQEIKNVMRENNLHSVCEEASCPNLSECFNHGTATFMIMGAICTRRCPFCDVAHGKPLPLVQEEPLKLAQTIAKMKLKYVVITSVDRDDLRDGGAQHFADCIREIRLLNPEIKIEILVPDFKGRMDKALEIFKDTPPDVFNHNLETAPQHYKMARPGSDYQWSLRLLKRFKEMHPTVPTKSGLMMGLGETNEEIAEVIKDLAANDVTMLTLGQYLQPSRHHLPVKRYVHPDDFDALGVLAKEVGFEHAACGPFVRSSYHADLQAQGKAVS, encoded by the coding sequence ATGAGTAAAACCGTTCGATTAGAGCCTGGCGTTAAACTTCGCGACGCAGATAAAATGGCTAAAATTCCAGTGAAAATTATTGCTTCTGATACTGATGAAATTCTGCGTAAGCCATCGTGGATGAAAATCCGTCTACCGAAAAGCTCTGCTCGCATCCAAGAAATTAAGAACGTGATGCGTGAAAACAACCTACATTCAGTTTGTGAAGAAGCATCATGTCCAAATCTTTCTGAGTGCTTTAACCACGGTACTGCAACCTTTATGATCATGGGTGCAATTTGTACACGTCGTTGCCCATTCTGCGATGTTGCCCATGGAAAGCCATTACCACTCGTGCAAGAAGAACCGCTTAAGCTGGCACAAACAATTGCTAAAATGAAGCTTAAATATGTGGTTATCACCTCTGTAGATCGTGATGATTTACGTGATGGTGGCGCCCAACATTTTGCTGATTGTATCCGTGAAATTCGTTTATTGAACCCTGAAATCAAAATCGAAATTTTGGTACCAGATTTCAAAGGTCGTATGGATAAAGCATTAGAAATCTTTAAAGATACACCACCAGATGTATTTAACCATAACCTAGAAACTGCACCACAGCATTACAAAATGGCGCGTCCAGGTTCTGATTACCAGTGGTCTTTACGTTTATTAAAACGCTTTAAAGAAATGCACCCAACGGTTCCAACTAAGTCAGGTCTAATGATGGGCTTGGGTGAAACCAACGAAGAGATTGCAGAAGTAATTAAAGATCTTGCCGCAAACGATGTAACGATGCTGACACTAGGCCAATATTTACAACCTAGCCGTCATCACTTACCAGTAAAGCGTTACGTTCATCCAGACGACTTTGATGCGCTAGGCGTACTTGCAAAAGAAGTTGGCTTTGAGCATGCAGCTTGCGGTCCATTCGTACGTTCGTCTTACCATGCTGACTTGCAAGCACAAGGTAAAGCAGTTTCTTAA
- the ybeD gene encoding DUF493 family protein YbeD, whose protein sequence is MSLNTKFDELLDFPCLFNFKVIGNSDPKLEDNIVAVAQKHVVGNYAPSSRMSSKGTYNSVTIKVKVQDNKQVESLYIAFGAIPGVVRVL, encoded by the coding sequence ATGTCTTTAAATACAAAATTCGACGAACTACTTGATTTCCCTTGTCTATTTAACTTTAAAGTTATCGGTAATAGCGATCCTAAACTCGAAGATAATATTGTTGCTGTGGCACAAAAACATGTCGTAGGTAACTATGCTCCTAGCTCTAGAATGAGCAGCAAAGGTACTTATAACTCAGTCACTATCAAAGTTAAAGTACAAGATAACAAGCAAGTAGAAAGCTTATATATCGCTTTTGGTGCGATCCCAGGTGTGGTCCGCGTTTTATAA